GTTTTCCTTTCTAGGTTTTCCTCTTAGTTATTTGTCTCATATCACTGTATGttattaataaattataaatgtTTGTATCTAAACCAAAAAGGGGCTGCTGGGCATCGTTATGCGTATGTATTTGAATTCGTTCATACTGCTGATTTAGTTTTATAGAAAAGTCTTTCTATTCATATTGTTCTTTAGTGATAGCCTTTTATGTTCTGTATTTCGCATGTTACATAACAATACCATATTCATTCCTATTCTTGGAAAGGCACTTAACTTTAGGAGACTTGGATGCTGCTCTATTGCAAAGAGAAGAGTCGAAGCATGTActgcatatatatgtatatgtatggaTGCATGTCTGTTGTTAAATGAATAAGCATGTTGGTAAATGGTTTTATGTAGTTTAATTTATACATATTACTTGAATGGTTTAGAAGGCAAAAGACTTTTGAATAAGCACTATACATGTTTGCTATATAAGAAACTATTTTGTACAGCATTATAGTCAACCAAATGACTTTTGAATTGAGTACCGTGGAACTGATGAGTTTTAAGTGTGTTGATTAGTATTAAAGTTCACATAAGGCATTTGGTAATTTTCTTATACTTGTGAATAGGAGCTTATCACAGTTGTGGTTTCTTGTGTTAATATATCGGAGCAATGCTTTGGAATCCAGGTAGGGGAAATACGGCAGACCTTTACGGAGATTGgctttattaaattttgtgaagcattatattattattgttattgatcTTGTTGGTTGATTAATGTGATCTGGTTTATTAATTGGACAAATACTGCTCTTGCGTGTTTACTTGTTATTGGTTATGGAATTATTGGTGAAATGCTATTCGCTGAGAATATGTTGTGGTACATGTGAACGATGAAATGAGATTATTTGTGCATTACTCATGTATGATAATAGTTGGAAGTTCGGTGTTGAGAAAGGAACTGGAAATGAGGGTAGTTGGAAAGaatcttttgtgtagttgagccAAACTCTTAGCAGGTACCAGGTCTCAGGTGAGCCCACAGTGCACAGATTCTTTAAGGGTAATTCGGGACTGGCGACGTAGAGTTTGAGCAAGATGACTAACAAAAGGGGAAATTGGGATGATTGAGTTACAGGGGGTTAATTTGTATATTAAAACATTCGAACCACCACTGCAGAGGTAAAATGCACGGTATGGGACGTGCAGGTCCACGTGTTTTATTACATGAATTAACGGGTAGAGATGAAGAGTATTGTATCGCACTCATGCATTGTTGATGATAATAATTTGGTACttgattacatgattttatgacacttaatttaatattgtcaatttactgTGATAAGGTTATGTCCCTACTGAGCTGTTGAAGCTCACCCCTCTATTGTTATGCAGGTTTACGAACTAAACAATCTAAGAGGGTAGACGGGATGAGATCGGATTAAGTGTGAGGATAgaattttgtatttctttatTTTAGCATTGTAAAGAATTATTGAGTTATTTTAAATAagaagaattttatttttcactccgttatttcagttttattttaattagttagCTTTTATCTCACGTTTCGGATTCGGAGTTATTTTTCCTATTGACCCCGGGACCGGGGCGTGACACTCAGCCTGatgttcagccttcaacttgtttacttcctcaaggagttgtaggacaagggggtcctgagtggagtcatgtcacactggaattttctttcgtaagtctccatcgcctcttggaagtaggaaagtttgagtaagagcgtgtgatttttccttggactcgttgtactgacttctagggtgagTCTGTTGGAATACCTCCGAGTCCCATGTAgcttcatgttcttctgggacctgtcgttcattCCCTAGAtaggcagctggcctgggtcgtgggaagggaccgagtctttcagaaaccattgggtcattgatcttcgagttTATGTGGAtgagattctctcgacgttgctttaggaagtctcggcagtcacgataaacagctttcgatccttccaacccttctgcaaggaggtgtcttcctccacttctcctgcttcgggtaactgggttaagagaagtcttatgttgatcaatgttttgatgattagctcgcttctCATCAaagatacccatgtcgaatgatggtgaccctccgtgttggggggcacccataTGATGGttaatgtccacaggggcaaaaagctcgcatgtttgagtacgcctagtttcatgaAACATCTCGAAGAGTTTCTCATACTGTTCTTGGAAgatctcattctttattgctatcttgttgttctaagcCTCCAGCTcctcgactttagcttgaagagcaagcTTCTTTCGTTCCTTCTTTTGCAGCCTCACACAAGGCGCAAGGGGGGTATCgttctgtgtgctatggcttccttcactccccatgttagagagggatgcctggtcaaaagagagtgtatgaatgatggaaaccaacttgacaaagctgaagagagtaggaataagtcagattcccacagatggcgccaaatgttgatgcacaaaatcaatgaggactttggtacaacagaaagtgtcaagtttgtgaccttcgctagattgcttcggtcactagtgtggataagtatgtaaatggatagagatagggaagcaaagaaaagatgtacgtggttcacccagattggctacgtccacggagtagaaaagttctcattaattgtgaagggtttacacaagtacataggttcatgCTCTCCtatagtgagtactagtgaatgatttagtacaaatgacattaggccatctccaaccgaaaggtccagagggccagagggccgaaaatagccctaaaaccgtctccaaccgagggctaggccagagggctctggaatctgggagggccccataggatcggagagggctggaaggctggagggctggctgctttcggccagccagccagccccgggctggcttatttttttttttttaatgttttctattgctgtcggttaaaaccgacagcattaaacaggtttttttttttttaatagtttgaatgttttttaatataacggctagtagccgttgtattattaggcctttttttttttttaacttttttttttccctttttttttccttttcatattaatcaaattttgtttcatattttttttcaattctattttacaaaatttgtttcaatttttttttaaattctatttttttcctataacttctattttacaaaatttgattcatattttatttcctataacttctatttcacaaaatttgtttcataatttttttcaattctatttttttcctaggccatttatacaacattaaattaaattaagtaacatgaaacaacattaaacaatatgaaataacattaaataacattaaccaacatacaaattatacaacataaaaaaacatttaacaacatgaaacttaaacaacatttttaaaaacatttaacaacataaaacttaaaagcctactccatgcttcttttggcccaaagatgtgcaacaagatcctgttgtagaTACGTATTTGTGGCACgagaacgtatcattctatagcgcctcatatactcatttatagagatactaccagttcttggattgaaaggcaaattaggcccatcatatatttttgctagagcccttcttgacctatttggatcttcttggtcATCATCGGACTCTtcatcaatatacccatctcgctcatcctccactatcatattgtgtaatatgatgcaagacatcatgatggagttcaaagtttctcgactccaccctcttgccgATTCGCTGATAatcttccaccgtgcttgtagaataccaaaagctctctcaacatctttccggtatgcctcttagtgtaaggtaaacaacttttctgcatcattcctagggtttggaattgcttggacaagtgttgcccactttgggtagatgccatctgccaagtaataccccatattgtattcacggccgttgatgtagtagtcaagttgaggtgttttaccttccgtcaagttattgaagaggggtgaacgcccaagaactgtaatgtcattttgggatccagggactccaaagaaagcatgccagatccatgtgtcatatgaggcaactgcctctaacacaacaattggctttctcgaccttccgCTAAAGCTTCCTTGCCATCCAGTGGGACAGTTCTTCCActcccaatgcatgcagtctaatgaccctatcatgcccggaaacccacggtcttcagctttgtgaaggagccgattcagatcttcttgatttggctctcggaggtactcgtctttgtaaacctgaacaattgtgttacaaaattcttcaagagtatcaaggcatgtagactcagacataccatgggtttcatccatcgaatCAGCTGAGGAGTCATATGCCATCATTCGGAGTGCAACagtaaccttctgatgaggtgagaaaccagggCGGCCTGCTCTGTCCCACTTCTgtcgaaagtatggattgacctgctggacatcacgaagtaaatgctcgaagacatgacgcctcatccggaagcgacgtctgaaatcctcttctgtgtacaccgagtcggggttgaagtagttgttcatcagattggcatgcgccatcgctctgtttcgtggtttgtaagagcgaccagcaacagagccaccccattgaggttgttcctcagttggctgacacaccatggccgcagccatggctgctgccATGTTTTGTGTGTTGCGCCTTACTTCAGtttcttcatcagactcctcatcttctcgtctcatttgcgcccattttgcttccaatttggaattggatgaggacccccaattggaattggatgaagatccaaagttggaattcattgcaaacttgaattgaaagagattgaattgcaagagattgaattgaaatagattgaatttaaagttgtgtgaattatagcccaatattcaccctatttatagcaaaaaaaaatcaaatccaacggctagctgacatcaTGTTGACGTCACCtagccgttagatttgaatttaaattgtagtttttaagtaataaattatgtttggccctatggccctttggccctcggttggagacgattttttgtgacagggctaaaacgagccatctggccctctggccctcggttggagacgaaggcaaatatggccctgtactgttcattaaaatattaatatcttgaagaatcttggagggccagagggctaaaacgagccctctggccagccatcggttggagatggccttagagattattgtgggagaatgatctccttttatagaatagagtttctagctttgctCTGGCCTtaacacgtgtcatgttgtgattggtctTTGATATTGATACGTGTCGtcctgtgattggcctcttggtgttgacatgtgttgcgctgtgattggcctcctggttggagggaaactcttctgggtctttaacggtataacgttgaccggtgcttggtagtttcgggattggtcaagtatggtacaaatagttcTTGTTGGCCTAATTAGTATATCCGCGAGATGTACATAGATGTACATAGTGCCTCTTTTAACTTCACTAGTTATAAAATAAATGAACTTATATCTTGAGTTTGTGACTCATAATTCATATTGAAAACCCAGTAACgttaagaaaagtaaatcataCATGTCCATATATGTCATGACTCATGAGTAAATTTTACACTCAAATAtgatatattataatattagaTTGTCAACCAAGAtcttaattttgtcaaaaatacGTTGTCCAAACGTGAGGTTTTTATTGACTATGTAATATTACAATGTGTTGGACTCTTTGGAAAAAATAACATGTACACACATGATGGGAACTAGTCTTCAATTCTATGATCAATTCGTAGCTTGTTTGGTTAACACAAGCCCTTAAAGAAATTGAGTGGTTTTTAACACAAGCCCTAAGATTGAGGTTTCACAGTAAGCCAATATCAATAGGGGAATAGCTAGTCTAACTCTTTATTCCAACTCTTTATAAGTATATGCAAGGTCTCTTAACTTTTCGATGTGAGACCACATTCTACATTCTCACACGTCTTCTTATGTGTGATGACGCTTAAGCCAAACACATAGACAACACATAATTAAGTGACGTGCATATGTGTAGGCATTGGACTTTACACGTATATCAATCTGCTctgatataaaaatatataatttcatcataaaactAATCGACAATTTAAAAAGTATCCCCAACTTTTCCTAAGTACATACAAAGCTTCTCACGAGAACAATCCACATCCTCATAGCCCCCACATGAAATGGGTATCATATGCAAGCGCCTTAAACTTAAAGTTAATAAGTCATGCAGTTTCAAACCCTAGTTGGGTCCCCATAGTGGCCACCTCTAACAACATAACTGAATTGCGAAGTACATGGAAGACCAAGGTTTGGGAAATCTTTATATGGGAGATGAAAACATGGTCAAAACGCCCAAACAAGGCATCCAAATGCTCCCCTTAACCACCTCTCCCACAAAAATCTCTCCTCCCCtgcctttcttttccttccaaACTCACTTTCTCATGCAGTTATCAAAATCAGAGATTTTTGCAATTCTGTCGCATCTATCTCTTTTTACTGCATTTTATTTCTCTCATTCCACAAGGTTCATCTCCTATAGAGGATCACCATGGTAAGCATGCCTCATTCTCCTCTCTAGCtacaagtttttttatttgtctGTGAAGATATAGGATGAGGGAGAATCTAACATAATTATGAAAACGCAAACGTGATTAAATCATAAATGTTATCGGATTGAGTTACTAATGTAGTAATCTGTGTTTAATTatcatttgttttcttaatattTATGATCATATCAGATTTCGAATCTATCTCTACCTTCGAATTTGATGCTATGGaactgttttcatttttttgggaTACACTAATGTACGGAAATTTCAGGCCTAATTCAACATTTTTTCGAATCTATTTTGCTACCTTGTTTTCCAATCATCATAGTGTTTGGGATGTGTAACACTTTGAGCATGTCTCGCTCGTCAGATAGCATGACATGTTATGTTATTAACTATTCTATGACCGCTGGATAGCCTGACATGCTATGTGGTTAgactattttaattttatgatcaCATTGTACTTTTCGATGACATTGATGGGTAGGCAAACGCAGCGTCTGGAATGGCTGTGCACGATGATTGTAAGCTCAAATTCTTGGAACTAAAAGCGAAGAGAAATTTCCGATTTATTGTGTTCAAGATCGAGGAGAAGATACAACAGGTGATTGTAGAGAAGCTAGGAGGTCCTGATGAAAGCTACGATGATTTCAGTGCCTCCTTGCCTGCCGATGAGTGCCGCTATGCCGTTTATGATTTTGATTTTACAACCAATGAGAACTGCCAGAAAAGCAAAATATTCTTCATTGCATGGTTAgtaattatataaattgattattttctttcaaacaaaagtatacaaaattgattttaattaaGTTGCTCGTGTTATTTATGTAtggttcattattttatttttatttttttgtgcatATAACACGACGTAATCAAAGATGTTTTCTTATCAGatgacatacacacacatatatatatatatatatcatgtatATATCTGATAGGCTAAAAGTTAAACTGAACTAATGATTAAGAAGAATCTTGGTATCATTTCACCAGCATAACATGCCAGAGATATCTAATAAGAGAAACTTTCTCTTCAAACACGTGTGCATTGTTGACAATCAAAGTCGTTCAAAGTAAAATAAAACTACTAGAATTGATTAATGCAAGCTATAGACCATTTTATTGGCTTCTTgtggatgtatatatataggGCACCTGATACATCGAGGGTCAGAAGTAAGATGCTTTATGCAAGCTCCAAGGACAGATTCAAGAGGGAGTTGGAAGGCATTCAAGTGGAGTTGCAGGCTACAGATCCTAGTGAGATGAGCTTGGATATCATAAAAGGCCGGGCACTCTAAACATTTCTGTAGAGCATTGATCCATCACTTTGTCATATGATCTATCTTCCAATTTTCCTAGTCGTGTgagttattttaaattaattattaattattttatttttcagatCAGTTGTGCATTCAGATCTAAAACTTAATTTGATTGATACATTCCTCTGCTGTATTGGTGTAAAACTTAAGTTTATCTTGGGATTTTTCGTATTTGAGACTTGACGAAAATATTGTTAGAATGTGTTTAAAATTTCCTGTCAACTTTAAGGGAGTGTTGTTTAGCCAAAATCAAGGATAAAACCTTATTTGATCCAA
This region of Malus domestica chromosome 07, GDT2T_hap1 genomic DNA includes:
- the LOC103439258 gene encoding actin-depolymerizing factor 1 isoform X2, whose translation is MAVHDDCKLKFLELKAKRNFRFIVFKIEEKIQQVIVEKLGGPDESYDDFSASLPADECRYAVYDFDFTTNENCQKSKIFFIAWAPDTSRVRSKMLYASSKDRFKRELEGIQVELQATDPSEMSLDIIKGRAL
- the LOC103439258 gene encoding actin-depolymerizing factor 1 isoform X1, coding for MANAASGMAVHDDCKLKFLELKAKRNFRFIVFKIEEKIQQVIVEKLGGPDESYDDFSASLPADECRYAVYDFDFTTNENCQKSKIFFIAWAPDTSRVRSKMLYASSKDRFKRELEGIQVELQATDPSEMSLDIIKGRAL